The Lates calcarifer isolate ASB-BC8 linkage group LG14, TLL_Latcal_v3, whole genome shotgun sequence genome has a segment encoding these proteins:
- the ehbp1l1a gene encoding EH domain-binding protein 1 isoform X2 (The sequence of the model RefSeq protein was modified relative to this genomic sequence to represent the inferred CDS: added 104 bases not found in genome assembly), with translation MTSVWKRLQRVGKKASKFQFAASFQEMMIECTDKWQPDKLRVVWIRRNRRHSTKLHSWQPGIKNPYRGLVVWQVPESLDITVTLFKEPTAEEFEDKDWTFVIENETKGRRKVLASAEVNMKKYASATLAQYDVTLKLKPLSVKVVEATLKLNLSCIFLKEGKATDEDMQSLASLMSMKQSDIGNLDDFNDSDDDMGEERRASFGTTYAAHVTASAPSTARIHDLAWRPATESGPTVNSEMDWKTSSGISSTILVPFCPPLPEPPDPPVPSSSLRTHTRPPSTNQQTRPSLHAYSLPAFKCAHPPALPKIFQPSAGSVPISAPRRPHSFHCGSFPAEGLEATSSVSFLPSDQSLHPPALSDTSQKACPSVWRAQSVPSFSSVSSSSEPLSSFLPIPPPPSAPRQPKTCPSSVGEPGSALTKPTSLPSAPETAPWQSEWRPPKFQAPLAQPTLSPKFLHLSASDPGQPAVLRKKQRVEMPCNAALCETQLKPDILPYCSA, from the exons GCAACCTGACAAACTGCGGGTGGTGTGGATCAGGAGGAACAGACGTCACAGCACCAAG CTCCACAGTTGGCAACCAGGGATTAAGAACCCCTACAGAGGCCTGGTGGTTTGGCAGGTTCCAGAGAGCTTAGACATCACTGTCACACTCTTCAAG GAACCTACTGCTGAGGAGTTTGAAGACAAGGATTGGACTTTTGTCATTGAAAAT GAGACAAAAGGCCGCAGGAAGGTGTTGGCATCAGCTGAGGTCAATATGAAGAAGTATGCCAGTGCCACGCTGGCCCAGTATGATGTAACACTAAAGCTCAAACCACTGTCTGTAAAAGTGGTGGAAGccacactgaaactgaacttgTCCTGTATCTTTCTCAAAGAGGGGAAGGCCAC AGACGAGGACATGCAGAGTTTGGCCAGTCTAATGAGTATGAAACAGAGTGACATTGGCAATCTGGATGATTTTAACGACAGCGATGATGACATGGGTGAGGAAAGAAGGGCCAGCTTTGGAACTACATATGCTGCTCACGTTACTG CTTCTGCTCCTTCCACTGCAAGAATACATGATCTGGCTTGGCGGCCTGCAACTGAATCAGGCCCTACAG TAAACTCAGAGATGGATTGGAAAACATCCTCTGGCATTTCCTCCACCATCTTGGTCCCATTTTGTCCTCCTCTGCCTGAACCCCCAGATCCCCCTGTTCCATCCTCTTCATTGCGAACCCACACACGACCACCGAGCACTAACCAGCAGACTCGGCCCTCCCTCCATGCCTACTCATTACCGGCCTTTAAATGTGCTCACCCTCCTGCACTTCCCAAAATCTTCCAGCCCAGTGCTGGATCAG TGCCCATTTCAGCTCCACGAAGGCCCCATAGCTTCCATTGTGGCTCCTTTCCAGCTGAGGGCCTGGAGGCCACATCTTCTGTCTCCTTTTTACCCTCTGATCAATCTCTCcaccctcctgctctctctgatACCTCTCAGAAAG CGTGTCCTAGTGTCTGGAGAGCACAGAGCgttccctccttttcttctgtctcctcctcatcagAACCTCTCAGCTCCTTCCTTCCTATACCTCCACCACCTTCTGCTCCCAGACAGCCCAAAACTTGCCCCAGCTCTGTGGGAGAGCCGGGCTCAGCCCTCACCAAACCGACCAGTCTTCCATCTGCCCCTGAGACAG CTCCCTGGCAGAGTGAATGGAGGCCTCCTAAATTTCAGGCCCCTCTAGCACAGCCAACCCTCTCTCCTAAGTTTCTGCATCTCTCTGCCAGTGATCCTGGACAGCCTGCAGTGTTGCGGAAAAAGCAGAGAGTAGAGATGCCATGTAATGCTGCTCTATGTGAAACTCAACTCAAACCTGACATCCTCCCTTACTGTTCAGCCTGA